The Sulfurihydrogenibium sp. YO3AOP1 genome has a window encoding:
- a CDS encoding CmpA/NrtA family ABC transporter substrate-binding protein, which produces MLNRRQVIKGAIGAAIVSSFSPYISRAAGKIRIGFIPLTDCATVVMAQELGLFKKYGVDVEVVKETSWPNIRDKLLNGELTAAHCLFSLPLSVYTGIGGPKGKVIPIAMTINFNGQGITLSNEFKGKVGFREINKVKQVVNELKSKKGECTFAMTFPGGTHDIWLRYWLGACGINPNRDVRVIPNPPPQMVSNMKVGRMDGFCVGEPWNAVAVKEGIGFTHITFQDIWKHHPEKALAFNNEFFEKNQGEVKAIMKAVLEAAKWCDDPKNRKKLAKILSQQKYVNAPADALESRLLGIYDLGIGKYTYKDDYMLFYKNGEVPFPKKSYGIFFLAQFRRWKMVKEPINYKAVVDTIIKQDMYISVANEMKIPIPKDDMKPISGFIDNVIFNPNDPEGSIKKYSIKEI; this is translated from the coding sequence ATGTTAAACAGAAGACAAGTAATCAAAGGAGCAATTGGTGCAGCAATTGTTTCAAGCTTTAGTCCTTACATTTCAAGAGCTGCAGGGAAAATAAGAATAGGCTTTATACCTCTTACAGACTGTGCAACCGTCGTCATGGCACAAGAACTTGGATTATTCAAAAAATACGGCGTTGATGTAGAAGTAGTAAAAGAGACAAGTTGGCCAAATATTAGAGATAAGCTGTTAAACGGTGAGTTAACAGCTGCTCATTGTCTGTTTAGCCTTCCTCTGTCTGTATATACCGGAATAGGTGGTCCTAAGGGTAAAGTTATTCCTATTGCTATGACTATTAATTTTAATGGACAGGGCATAACTCTTTCGAATGAATTTAAAGGAAAAGTAGGTTTTAGAGAAATAAATAAAGTAAAACAAGTAGTCAATGAATTAAAATCAAAAAAAGGTGAATGTACTTTTGCAATGACATTCCCGGGTGGAACTCATGATATATGGTTAAGATATTGGCTTGGAGCATGCGGTATTAATCCAAATAGGGATGTAAGAGTAATTCCAAACCCACCACCGCAAATGGTTTCAAATATGAAAGTGGGAAGAATGGATGGTTTTTGTGTGGGAGAGCCTTGGAATGCGGTTGCTGTTAAGGAAGGTATAGGCTTTACTCATATTACATTCCAGGATATATGGAAACACCATCCAGAAAAGGCTTTGGCTTTCAATAACGAATTTTTTGAAAAAAATCAAGGAGAAGTAAAAGCTATAATGAAAGCAGTACTTGAAGCTGCTAAATGGTGTGATGACCCTAAGAATAGGAAAAAGCTTGCTAAAATTTTGAGCCAACAAAAATATGTAAATGCTCCTGCAGATGCGTTAGAAAGCAGATTGTTAGGTATTTATGACCTTGGAATAGGGAAATATACATATAAAGACGATTATATGCTCTTTTATAAAAACGGAGAAGTTCCATTTCCAAAGAAATCTTATGGAATCTTTTTCTTAGCTCAATTTAGAAGATGGAAAATGGTTAAAGAACCAATCAACTACAAGGCTGTTGTAGATACTATTATAAAACAGGACATGTATATCAGTGTTGCTAATGAGATGAAAATACCGATACCAAAAGATGATATGAAACCTATTTCTGGCTTTATAGACAACGTGATCTTTAATCCTAATGATCCTGAAGGTTCAATAAAAAAATATAGCATCAAGGAGATTTAG
- a CDS encoding PDC sensor domain-containing protein translates to MVSKTKYLLESNKYRLCTALKTYIDKIPVDNFDEELFYKVFSEEFFIEFPYIELVYVLDKDGVQISDNVVNPIFSSKIPKKVKGYDRSNRPYYKEVIAKKDCTITQPYTSIVTSDLTATISIPILNENDEIIYIYCFDIDLKGFMFNQDVDVNKERFDFFVKIFYSIFSIILALLSLKLIIWAVSSLTELSLDIKHIFEGVILITLSIAIFDLARTIFEEEVLIYKDPRKHSETRKTMTRFLASIIIAVSIEALMLVFKFAMTEPNKLLYSLGLFISVGVLIISLGIYVFLGSKAEINIKRFERERK, encoded by the coding sequence ATGGTTAGCAAAACTAAGTATTTATTAGAATCAAACAAATATAGGCTGTGTACAGCTTTAAAAACTTACATTGATAAAATTCCTGTTGATAATTTTGACGAAGAGTTATTTTATAAAGTATTTTCTGAAGAATTTTTTATAGAGTTTCCATACATTGAGCTTGTATACGTTTTAGATAAAGATGGAGTTCAAATTTCCGACAATGTTGTTAATCCTATCTTTTCTTCAAAAATCCCAAAAAAAGTTAAAGGATATGACAGGTCTAACAGACCATACTATAAAGAAGTAATAGCAAAAAAAGATTGCACAATTACACAGCCATATACATCTATCGTAACTTCAGACTTAACTGCAACTATATCAATTCCTATTTTGAATGAAAACGATGAAATAATCTATATTTACTGTTTTGATATAGATTTAAAAGGCTTTATGTTTAACCAAGATGTTGATGTTAATAAAGAAAGGTTTGATTTTTTTGTGAAAATATTCTATTCAATATTTAGCATTATCTTGGCTCTGCTAAGCTTAAAATTAATCATATGGGCTGTTAGTTCTTTAACAGAGTTAAGTCTTGATATTAAGCATATTTTTGAAGGTGTAATTTTAATAACTCTTTCCATTGCAATATTTGACCTTGCAAGAACTATTTTTGAAGAAGAAGTATTGATTTATAAAGACCCAAGAAAGCACTCTGAAACAAGAAAAACGATGACAAGATTTTTAGCATCTATCATAATAGCTGTCTCTATTGAAGCATTAATGCTTGTGTTTAAATTCGCAATGACAGAGCCAAACAAGCTTTTATACTCCTTAGGCTTGTTCATAAGCGTTGGAGTTTTGATAATATCCTTAGGTATTTATGTATTCTTAGGCTCAAAAGCTGAGATTAACATAAAAAGATTTGAAAGAGAACGAAAATGA
- the lptD gene encoding LPS assembly protein LptD, with protein sequence MERVLIIAILLLITLSFGQEKVIIESDKLEREKDNIVIAEGNVVITSGDKVLKSEKVIYDSEKKIATVPVKFYIKTNTFEGTGSHGWYDFENDSGEVFDYQGRVENQYYVKGYYLKKEKDIYYFKDGEFSGCPFDQYDWSIKAKSGSLKENDQLKAYNMSFRFCRLPIFYTPYFSYATTDRKTGFLQPMIGQDTYNPFVYRQPFFYVINDSSDITFTTDYRNKQGLGTSLEYRRVFERGINFRTNIDLFKESGKKDWWQNRPESPKTFRYRFSLDTNYSPFYNWQFFTKADIPSDRYFFEDFYNYSRLKYTAFTRSYIFGRTNTDKYLLELNFNYLYDLTTPNNKTTLQRLPQLRFYWKESKLFDLPFYFDYLSDNNYFFREEGTTGLRSDNIFRVVNYNYFGKILNTLEMTPRLTLYLNTKGNNTFDSRFLLPFKNTTQTTFFRPYKDFNHLIIPKISFEYISKINQSSLPYYDRSDRINEKEDIDFSLFNILNFKNNNFLRWEISQGYTFLNHYYIGENMYNSHIKPLKNSIYLNIGKYSADSILYYDMEKKNLIRTISSFSVPIRDNIIYSVAYTYDRGTSTEDSQKQISNSIFVNYKNYSFRASILNNLKYGYVQNKNLTLDWNRGCWSLSFSYWEDYNITTQKRYKNIFIIINILDMRYRVPFVRN encoded by the coding sequence TTGGAAAGAGTTCTAATTATTGCTATATTACTTTTAATAACATTATCCTTTGGTCAAGAAAAAGTTATCATAGAATCCGATAAACTTGAAAGAGAAAAAGATAATATTGTAATAGCTGAAGGAAATGTTGTTATTACTTCTGGCGATAAAGTACTAAAATCTGAAAAGGTAATCTATGACTCTGAGAAAAAGATCGCAACTGTCCCGGTAAAATTTTACATAAAAACAAACACTTTTGAAGGAACCGGGTCTCATGGTTGGTATGATTTTGAAAACGATTCAGGAGAAGTTTTTGATTATCAGGGAAGAGTTGAAAATCAATATTATGTAAAAGGTTATTATCTAAAAAAAGAAAAGGATATTTACTATTTTAAAGATGGTGAATTTTCTGGCTGTCCTTTTGACCAATACGATTGGAGTATTAAAGCCAAATCCGGAAGTTTGAAAGAAAATGACCAACTTAAAGCATACAATATGTCTTTTAGATTTTGTAGACTTCCTATTTTTTACACTCCATATTTTTCATACGCAACAACAGACAGAAAAACTGGATTTTTGCAGCCTATGATTGGACAGGATACTTATAACCCATTTGTTTACAGACAACCTTTCTTTTATGTTATAAATGACTCTTCAGACATTACTTTTACAACAGATTATAGAAATAAACAAGGACTTGGAACAAGCTTAGAATATAGAAGAGTTTTTGAAAGAGGTATTAATTTTAGAACAAATATAGATTTGTTTAAAGAGTCTGGAAAAAAAGATTGGTGGCAAAACAGACCTGAAAGCCCAAAAACTTTTAGATACAGATTTTCTCTCGACACTAATTATTCTCCGTTTTATAATTGGCAGTTTTTCACAAAAGCAGATATTCCAAGTGATAGATACTTTTTTGAAGATTTTTATAACTATTCAAGATTAAAGTATACAGCTTTCACAAGGTCTTATATTTTTGGAAGGACTAATACAGATAAGTATCTATTAGAGTTAAATTTCAACTATCTTTACGATTTAACGACGCCAAATAACAAAACTACTTTGCAAAGACTTCCTCAGTTAAGATTTTACTGGAAAGAATCTAAGCTTTTTGACCTTCCATTTTATTTTGATTATCTATCAGATAATAATTACTTTTTTAGAGAAGAGGGAACTACCGGACTTAGAAGTGATAACATTTTTAGAGTTGTTAATTATAACTACTTTGGAAAAATTCTCAACACCCTTGAAATGACTCCAAGATTAACTTTATACTTAAACACGAAAGGAAACAATACTTTTGACTCAAGATTTCTTTTACCGTTTAAAAATACTACTCAAACAACATTTTTCAGACCTTACAAAGATTTTAATCATTTAATCATTCCAAAAATCTCATTTGAATATATATCAAAAATAAATCAGTCTTCTTTGCCATACTATGATAGGTCTGATAGAATCAATGAAAAAGAGGATATTGATTTCTCTTTATTTAACATACTTAATTTTAAGAATAATAACTTCCTAAGATGGGAGATATCTCAAGGATATACTTTTTTAAATCATTATTATATTGGTGAAAATATGTATAACTCTCATATTAAACCACTTAAAAACAGTATTTATTTAAACATTGGCAAATACTCTGCTGATAGTATTCTTTACTATGATATGGAAAAGAAAAATCTTATAAGAACTATTTCAAGCTTTTCTGTCCCGATTAGAGACAACATAATCTATTCAGTTGCATACACTTATGATAGAGGAACAAGCACAGAAGATTCACAAAAGCAGATTTCTAATAGTATTTTTGTTAATTATAAAAATTATTCTTTTAGAGCAAGTATTTTAAATAACTTAAAGTATGGATATGTACAAAATAAAAACTTAACTTTAGATTGGAACAGGGGATGCTGGAGTTTATCTTTTAGCTATTGGGAAGACTACAATATCACAACCCAAAAAAGATATAAAAACATATTTATCATTATAAACATTCTGGATATGAGATATAGAGTTCCATTTGTGAGAAATTAG
- a CDS encoding GTPase, with protein MTNKPREWLREKSIAKKVLTESNLILEVVDARIPFETRNSVIESLAKERNKSLIVVLNKSDLVPREFIKEVKEKIEKEFPAVIFSAHKNIGVKELFDKIKEFSNEKKIIKIGVLGYPNVGKSSVINTLKRKKVATTSPKPGMTVGEKLVKLDENIFLIDTPGIITLEFPEDLALKGSWIPDKLEQPADVALKLIEKILTNKKDALEEAYKLKLPDEPMAAFEGIGRKLNYKISGGEIDYDRVAKKILWDWLKGNIKAYWM; from the coding sequence ATGACAAACAAACCAAGAGAATGGCTTAGAGAAAAAAGCATAGCTAAAAAGGTTCTTACAGAATCTAATTTGATTTTAGAAGTGGTTGATGCAAGAATTCCTTTTGAAACAAGAAATAGCGTAATTGAAAGTTTAGCAAAAGAAAGGAATAAAAGTTTAATTGTAGTCTTAAACAAATCAGACCTTGTTCCAAGGGAGTTTATTAAAGAAGTCAAAGAAAAAATTGAAAAAGAATTTCCGGCGGTAATTTTTTCCGCACATAAAAATATTGGTGTTAAAGAGCTATTTGATAAAATTAAAGAGTTTTCCAACGAGAAAAAAATTATAAAAATTGGTGTTTTGGGTTATCCAAATGTTGGAAAATCTTCTGTAATTAATACATTAAAAAGAAAAAAGGTAGCAACAACTTCACCAAAACCAGGGATGACCGTTGGAGAAAAGCTTGTAAAACTTGACGAGAATATATTTTTGATAGACACTCCCGGTATAATAACCTTAGAGTTTCCTGAAGATTTAGCATTAAAAGGTTCTTGGATTCCGGATAAATTAGAACAGCCGGCAGATGTTGCTTTAAAATTGATAGAAAAAATATTGACTAACAAAAAAGATGCACTTGAAGAAGCATATAAATTAAAATTACCTGATGAACCTATGGCAGCTTTTGAAGGAATAGGCAGAAAGTTAAATTACAAAATTTCAGGTGGTGAGATTGATTATGATAGAGTTGCTAAAAAGATTTTATGGGATTGGCTGAAAGGAAATATAAAAGCTTACTGGATGTAA
- a CDS encoding IS256 family transposase, which yields MDKKEYFEKILDRSTEELVKELFPNGITTQEEKIGIRKLLESVVELIMNQERNFFLENDEDNKANGYYERSLNTGSFKLNINVPRDRKGRFRPQILPDPYKRVNEDYINLLMSLVSNGYSESKIDSTLKSLGLNYSKQHMDKIKKELIERLNDFKTRELPSDAFVLYIDAYHCDIKEKNKIRKASVYVVLGIDLQGNKDIFGFYTFFSSENKADWIKVFNDLIDRGLKRVMLIVSDDFPGITKAIETLFPYTDHQLCLVHLQRNVRNQMDKEDSQVFNKELKNIKENSLDYEDGLEKLDDLCGRFKSKYPSFIKHIQSNKERYLCFLKYPENLRKHIYTTNPVESVNSMIEKVRINLGGYFQSVDILEINLLIQRDNLKNGKWKKPIPAFKGVSYEILQLFNKKFSIQTQNY from the coding sequence ATGGATAAGAAAGAATACTTTGAAAAAATATTAGACAGATCTACCGAAGAATTAGTAAAAGAACTTTTCCCAAACGGTATAACAACTCAAGAAGAAAAGATAGGTATAAGAAAGCTTTTAGAATCTGTTGTGGAACTAATTATGAATCAGGAAAGAAATTTCTTCCTTGAAAATGATGAAGACAACAAAGCAAACGGATATTATGAAAGAAGCCTAAATACTGGTTCTTTCAAGCTTAACATAAATGTCCCAAGAGATAGAAAGGGTAGATTTAGACCACAAATATTACCTGACCCTTACAAAAGAGTTAATGAAGATTACATAAACCTTCTTATGAGTTTAGTATCCAATGGATACTCAGAAAGCAAGATAGATTCTACATTAAAAAGCTTGGGCTTAAACTACTCAAAACAACATATGGATAAAATCAAAAAAGAGCTTATAGAAAGACTTAATGATTTTAAAACAAGAGAGCTTCCATCGGATGCATTTGTACTGTATATAGACGCATATCACTGTGATATAAAAGAGAAAAACAAAATCAGAAAGGCTTCTGTCTATGTAGTTCTTGGAATAGATTTACAAGGAAATAAAGATATATTTGGATTTTACACATTTTTCAGTAGTGAAAACAAAGCAGACTGGATAAAAGTATTCAATGATTTAATAGATAGAGGACTAAAAAGGGTAATGCTTATAGTAAGTGATGATTTTCCTGGGATAACAAAAGCCATAGAAACACTATTTCCTTATACAGACCATCAGCTATGTTTAGTCCATTTACAAAGAAACGTTAGAAATCAGATGGATAAAGAAGATTCACAAGTATTTAACAAAGAACTGAAAAACATAAAAGAAAACAGCTTAGATTATGAAGATGGATTAGAAAAATTAGATGATTTATGCGGTAGATTTAAGTCTAAATATCCAAGCTTTATAAAACATATTCAATCTAACAAAGAGAGATACTTATGTTTTTTAAAATATCCAGAAAATCTAAGAAAGCACATATACACAACAAATCCAGTTGAAAGTGTTAATAGCATGATAGAAAAGGTAAGAATAAATTTAGGTGGATATTTTCAATCTGTGGACATTCTTGAGATAAATCTGCTTATACAAAGAGACAATTTAAAGAATGGAAAATGGAAAAAGCCTATACCTGCTTTTAAAGGAGTCTCTTATGAAATTTTACAATTGTTTAATAAAAAGTTTTCAATCCAGACACAAAATTATTGA
- a CDS encoding efflux RND transporter periplasmic adaptor subunit, which yields MKNKIIPILIAIAILAVGLFIVKSINPKKQEQPKQKPTPVVKVLELKSQEIPMIYTANSTLQAKTSATLKPQVNGRVIKLFVEEGQYVKAGQPLAIIQPEKEQYQVESQISVIEQLRANYLNKKAIYERRKQLFEKELIAKEEVDNAKTDMEIALNQLRSAEATLKEYERQKNETVIKAPFDGIVDKRFISIGDYVDSQTQMFYILKPNPLWAVFSLPQQYIKNIKIGDLIDIDIDGVGKVKGKIDYISSSLDQNNLIVVKALVENPDNKLKENMYGKANIVIDVKKGFRIPEQALLLAGNESFVYKIQDGKAFKVKVDVINQSFGYVDIVGNLQEGDKIAITNLMMLKDGMPVKAIN from the coding sequence ATGAAAAATAAAATCATTCCAATACTAATAGCCATAGCAATCTTAGCCGTTGGCTTATTTATAGTCAAGTCTATAAATCCTAAAAAACAAGAACAACCAAAACAAAAACCTACACCGGTTGTAAAAGTTTTAGAGCTAAAATCTCAAGAAATTCCAATGATTTATACAGCAAATTCAACATTACAAGCAAAAACATCGGCAACCTTAAAACCACAAGTTAATGGCAGAGTAATAAAATTATTTGTAGAAGAAGGACAGTATGTCAAAGCAGGACAGCCACTTGCAATAATCCAACCAGAAAAAGAACAATACCAAGTAGAATCACAAATTTCAGTTATAGAGCAACTTAGGGCAAACTATTTGAATAAAAAAGCTATATATGAAAGAAGAAAACAGCTGTTTGAAAAGGAACTTATAGCCAAAGAAGAAGTTGACAATGCTAAAACAGATATGGAAATTGCTTTAAATCAACTCCGTTCAGCCGAGGCAACATTAAAAGAGTATGAAAGACAAAAAAATGAAACAGTTATAAAAGCCCCATTTGATGGAATTGTTGACAAAAGATTTATAAGCATTGGAGATTATGTAGATAGTCAAACACAAATGTTTTATATCTTAAAGCCTAATCCGTTATGGGCAGTTTTTAGCCTACCGCAGCAGTATATAAAAAATATAAAAATTGGAGATTTGATAGATATTGATATAGATGGAGTAGGAAAGGTTAAAGGAAAAATAGATTATATATCTTCATCCCTTGACCAAAATAACCTGATTGTGGTAAAAGCATTAGTAGAAAATCCTGATAACAAATTAAAAGAAAATATGTACGGCAAAGCCAATATAGTTATTGATGTAAAAAAAGGATTTAGAATTCCTGAGCAAGCTTTACTTTTAGCAGGAAATGAAAGTTTTGTGTATAAAATCCAGGACGGAAAAGCTTTTAAAGTAAAAGTAGATGTAATCAATCAATCTTTTGGCTATGTAGATATAGTGGGAAACCTTCAAGAAGGTGATAAAATAGCAATTACAAACTTAATGATGCTAAAAGATGGAATGCCGGTTAAAGCTATAAACTAA
- a CDS encoding TolC family protein, whose amino-acid sequence MKKQLILSLIAVPLINAYSITLEETLNIAEKNATKIRLSDKDIEKVEAQIKEAKSNIMPQASITGSYTRWDPNYITGFTPKNQYSAKAGLTQKIFDYQVFNLIKVAESNSELQKVIKEDIKQQVKDTARRLFLTSLTYKEIMKIKEENLKYWQENYKYVEAKYNVGLLAKYDFMRASSQLQSAIADYENAKANYEKSIEDLKRFLMTENITPPEGNLEKLTYNKEINIENNTAVKVINQQIKVAQQQVEYQKSANYPSLSAFLNYQTNNQVKYPSTSEVWKKGYNLGLSLNWTLFDGFAKDSRILQAKIDKTKNEITYQDKIMELKTTLNKTLADIKALEHQLIANEENLKVAKEALRLSTERFKTNIANTLEVLESENNYQSAQLTYLNTLYNYNLKIFDLMNLNGE is encoded by the coding sequence ATGAAAAAACAGCTAATACTTAGTCTAATAGCAGTACCATTAATAAACGCATACAGCATAACCTTAGAAGAAACGCTTAATATTGCAGAAAAAAATGCTACAAAAATAAGACTATCAGATAAAGATATAGAAAAAGTAGAAGCACAGATAAAAGAAGCAAAAAGTAATATAATGCCACAAGCATCCATTACAGGCTCATATACAAGATGGGATCCAAACTATATAACAGGATTTACACCAAAAAACCAATACTCAGCAAAAGCAGGACTAACTCAAAAAATATTTGACTACCAAGTCTTTAATCTCATAAAAGTAGCAGAAAGTAATTCAGAACTACAAAAAGTAATAAAAGAAGATATAAAACAGCAAGTAAAAGACACAGCAAGAAGACTATTTCTTACATCCTTAACATACAAAGAAATAATGAAAATAAAAGAAGAAAATCTAAAATATTGGCAGGAAAACTATAAATACGTAGAAGCAAAGTACAACGTAGGACTACTTGCAAAATACGACTTTATGAGAGCATCATCACAGCTACAATCAGCAATCGCAGACTATGAAAACGCAAAAGCAAACTACGAAAAATCCATAGAAGACCTAAAAAGATTTCTAATGACAGAAAACATAACACCACCAGAAGGAAATTTAGAAAAACTAACATATAACAAAGAAATAAACATAGAAAACAACACAGCAGTAAAAGTAATAAACCAGCAAATAAAAGTAGCACAACAGCAAGTAGAATACCAAAAATCAGCAAACTATCCATCACTTTCAGCATTTTTAAACTACCAAACAAACAACCAAGTAAAATATCCATCTACATCAGAAGTATGGAAAAAAGGCTACAACCTTGGATTATCACTAAATTGGACGCTGTTTGACGGTTTTGCAAAAGACAGTAGAATACTGCAAGCAAAGATAGACAAAACAAAAAATGAGATAACCTATCAAGATAAAATCATGGAATTAAAAACAACATTAAACAAAACATTGGCAGATATAAAAGCATTGGAACATCAGCTGATAGCAAATGAAGAAAACCTAAAAGTAGCAAAAGAAGCACTTAGACTATCAACAGAAAGATTTAAAACAAACATAGCAAACACATTAGAAGTATTAGAATCAGAAAATAACTACCAATCAGCACAGTTAACCTATCTAAACACGCTTTATAACTATAATTTAAAAATCTTTGATTTGATGAATCTTAATGGTGAGTGA
- a CDS encoding RNA polymerase sigma factor RpoD/SigA — translation MKKFTHEENVDFYLKSIYKIPLLSKEEEESLLKKVKEGDKEALQKLIISNLRFVINIAKRYAGYGIPFSDLISAGNIGLIEAAKKFDTSRGVRFISYAVWWIRQSIINTIQHESEIIKKPNRMYAYASKINNAYSYLKDTLNREPSIDEIISFLKTQGIKVEKEMVENYFLFKSVFLSLDTPIEGTDNDLVLEDTISVYNTLDIEKDINEEDLKRAIEALLDTLSPRERTILIHRFGLNGEEPKTLNEVGEMVGLSRERVRQIENRILKKLRKIAKIKKLEDLIS, via the coding sequence ATGAAAAAGTTCACCCACGAAGAAAATGTTGACTTTTATCTTAAGTCTATCTATAAAATTCCACTATTATCCAAAGAAGAAGAGGAGTCTTTACTAAAAAAAGTAAAAGAAGGAGATAAAGAAGCACTTCAAAAGCTTATTATATCTAATTTAAGATTTGTAATCAATATAGCCAAAAGATATGCAGGCTATGGAATCCCATTTTCTGACTTAATCTCAGCAGGAAATATTGGTTTAATAGAAGCTGCAAAAAAATTTGATACATCAAGAGGCGTTAGATTTATATCTTATGCAGTTTGGTGGATAAGACAATCAATCATAAATACCATTCAGCATGAAAGTGAAATTATAAAAAAGCCAAATAGAATGTACGCTTATGCTTCTAAAATCAATAATGCCTATTCTTACTTAAAAGATACTTTAAACAGAGAGCCATCTATAGACGAGATTATATCTTTTTTAAAAACTCAAGGTATAAAAGTTGAAAAAGAAATGGTTGAAAATTACTTCTTATTTAAAAGCGTTTTCTTATCCTTGGATACACCTATTGAAGGAACAGATAATGACCTGGTCTTAGAAGATACGATATCTGTTTATAATACACTTGATATTGAAAAAGATATCAATGAAGAAGATTTAAAAAGAGCCATAGAAGCATTGTTAGATACTTTATCACCAAGAGAAAGAACTATCCTTATTCATAGGTTTGGGCTAAATGGCGAAGAACCAAAGACATTGAACGAAGTTGGAGAAATGGTTGGTTTATCAAGGGAAAGAGTAAGACAAATAGAAAATAGAATTTTAAAAAAATTAAGAAAAATAGCAAAAATTAAAAAACTTGAGGACTTGATTTCATAG
- the mog gene encoding molybdopterin adenylyltransferase, with translation MEKAKIGVLTISDRASKGIYEDISGKAIIDYLNDVLITPFEVDYRVIPDELELIKETLIDMIDNKGCSLILTTGGTGPAKRDVTPEATEAVCEKMMPGFGELMRHVSLSQVPTAILSRQTAGIRKNCLIVNLPGKPQSIKLCLDAVMPAIPYCIDLIEGAYIDTDPDKIKSFRPKNK, from the coding sequence ATGGAGAAGGCAAAGATTGGAGTTTTAACAATATCAGATAGAGCAAGCAAAGGGATTTATGAAGATATTAGCGGAAAAGCTATCATAGATTATCTTAATGACGTTTTGATAACACCATTTGAAGTTGATTATAGGGTAATTCCGGACGAGTTAGAGCTTATTAAAGAAACACTTATAGACATGATAGACAATAAAGGATGTAGTTTAATCCTAACGACAGGTGGAACTGGTCCTGCAAAAAGAGATGTAACACCGGAAGCTACTGAAGCTGTTTGTGAAAAAATGATGCCCGGTTTTGGTGAATTAATGAGACATGTATCATTATCTCAAGTTCCAACGGCAATATTATCAAGACAAACAGCTGGAATAAGAAAAAATTGTTTAATTGTAAATCTACCTGGAAAGCCTCAATCTATAAAATTATGCTTGGATGCTGTAATGCCAGCAATTCCTTATTGTATCGACCTTATAGAAGGAGCATACATAGATACAGACCCTGATAAAATTAAATCATTTAGACCTAAAAATAAGTGA
- a CDS encoding iron-sulfur cluster assembly accessory protein, which produces MSVQTVNFIVTESAAKEIKRIADENQIENPILRVRVVPGGCSGFQYAMGFDDEIAENDRVVEAENGVKIAIDEFSAPYINGAVLDYVMDFMGGGFTIKNPNAASSCGCGNSFCG; this is translated from the coding sequence ATGTCAGTACAAACAGTAAACTTTATCGTAACAGAATCGGCTGCTAAGGAAATAAAAAGAATAGCAGACGAAAATCAAATTGAAAACCCAATTTTAAGGGTTAGAGTAGTTCCTGGTGGATGTTCTGGATTCCAATATGCAATGGGATTTGATGATGAAATTGCAGAAAATGATAGAGTAGTTGAAGCTGAAAATGGCGTAAAAATCGCTATTGATGAATTCTCAGCTCCTTATATCAATGGAGCAGTTTTAGATTACGTTATGGACTTTATGGGTGGCGGATTTACAATTAAAAATCCAAATGCAGCAAGCTCTTGTGGTTGCGGAAACTCATTCTGTGGTTGA